The following proteins are encoded in a genomic region of Pagrus major chromosome 16, Pma_NU_1.0:
- the fabp7a gene encoding fatty acid binding protein 7, brain, a, which produces MVDAFCATWKLVDSQNFDDYMKALGVGFATRQVGNVTKPTVAISQDGDKVVVKTMSTFRNTEISSKLGEEFDETTPDDRHVKSTFTLEGDKLVQVQKWDGKETKFVREIKDGKMVMTLTYQGVQAVRTYEKA; this is translated from the exons ATGGTTGATGCTTTCTGTGCTACATGGAAACTGGTGGACAGCCAGAACTTTGATGACTACATGAAGGCACTTG GTGTTGGTTTTGCCACTAGACAAGTAGGCAATGTCACCAAACCAACAGTAGCGATCAGCCAGGATGGAGACAAAGTGGTGGTGAAAACCATGAGCACCTTCAGGAACACCGAGATCTCCTCCAAGCTGGGAGAGGAGTTTGATGAGACTACACCTGATGATCGACACGTCAAA tcTACTTTCACCTTGGAGGGAGACAAACTTGTGCAAGTGCAGAAGTGGGATGGCAAGGAGACCAAATTTGTCAGAGAAATCAAGGATGGGAAGATGGTGATG ACTTTGACTTATCAGGGAGTCCAGGCGGTCCGCACATACGAGAAAGCCTAA